A genomic window from Bacteroidetes bacterium SB0662_bin_6 includes:
- a CDS encoding energy transducer TonB, with protein MALHKEDKFNLKNKYTLYMEAGLIVTLGILIVAFRADWSNKSDFEIVLPEQEQITMEEIQQTQQIEQPPPPPKPPVPVEVPNDEILEDDILDLDASLDLDAPAAALPPPPPPPEEEDEEPEIFVIVEQMPEPIGGIAAIQAEVKYPEIARKAGVEGRVFLQFVVNEQGNVQDVVVSRGIGAGCDEEAIRAVEQAKFTPGKQRGKPVKVRMSLPITFKLK; from the coding sequence ATGGCTTTGCACAAGGAAGACAAGTTCAACTTGAAGAACAAATACACGCTTTATATGGAGGCGGGCCTGATCGTCACGCTGGGCATTCTCATCGTTGCCTTCCGCGCCGACTGGTCCAACAAGAGCGATTTCGAGATCGTGCTTCCGGAACAGGAGCAGATCACCATGGAGGAAATCCAGCAAACGCAGCAAATCGAGCAACCCCCTCCGCCGCCGAAACCGCCCGTCCCCGTAGAGGTGCCGAACGATGAAATTCTCGAGGATGATATCCTTGACCTCGATGCTTCGCTGGACCTCGATGCCCCTGCGGCCGCCCTGCCCCCGCCACCGCCGCCACCGGAGGAAGAGGATGAAGAGCCTGAGATCTTCGTAATCGTGGAGCAGATGCCTGAACCGATCGGGGGTATAGCTGCCATACAGGCCGAAGTAAAATACCCCGAGATCGCCCGTAAGGCCGGCGTGGAAGGACGCGTATTTTTGCAATTCGTCGTCAACGAACAGGGCAACGTGCAGGATGTGGTTGTCTCCCGGGGTATTGGCGCCGGCTGTGACGAGGAAGCCATCCGTGCCGTGGAGCAGGCGAAGTTCACGCCCGGTA